The following proteins come from a genomic window of Candidatus Methylomirabilota bacterium:
- a CDS encoding ABC transporter substrate-binding protein, whose product MARRAFRLRFLIACAMAMVLLIAVGPAAAQKKGGVLRVGNLGEPPALDAHWTTASITETLTNHIYEGLFSLDRDNKPIPMLAESATVSKDGLTYTFKLRAGVKFHNGKEMTSDDVVASLNRWGKQSIYGKALYAQVAELRAVDPLTVEMKLKEKSAIVLISLAVPNNFGAIYPKEIAAKFPPEVKVTEYVGTGPYKLAEWKPDQYIRMVRFDDYKSRNEKPNGYGGGKTAWLDEIRWVPVPEVATRVAQVETGELDFADDLNLDSYDRLKANPNAHPIISKPYYWLVAVFNKKEGLMTNQKLRQAWQAAIDIEPIMRNVAGGKKEFYRMDSSLAPVEISAWHTKISGLPWDEHNRDKAKKLLQESGYKKEPIRFMTTQEYKWMYDFALLSKQQLEDVGFNIDLQVVDWATLVKRRNNPKEYDVFTTGIGALYDPTHHIYLTPSWPGWTTDEGILKIQSELARETDPKKRMALWEQQTRQFYEKVPVIRYGDLFGLRAIRNTVKGFNESTERIRFYNVWLDK is encoded by the coding sequence ATGGCGCGTCGAGCGTTCCGGCTACGTTTCCTCATCGCGTGCGCGATGGCGATGGTGCTCCTGATCGCGGTCGGGCCCGCCGCCGCGCAGAAGAAGGGCGGCGTGCTGCGCGTCGGCAATCTCGGCGAGCCGCCCGCACTGGACGCGCACTGGACGACCGCCAGCATCACCGAGACGCTGACCAACCACATCTACGAGGGGCTCTTCAGCCTCGACCGCGACAACAAGCCGATCCCGATGCTCGCGGAGAGCGCCACGGTGAGCAAGGACGGGCTCACCTACACGTTCAAGCTGCGCGCGGGGGTGAAGTTCCACAACGGCAAGGAGATGACCTCCGACGACGTGGTGGCCTCGCTCAATCGCTGGGGCAAGCAGTCCATCTACGGCAAGGCGCTCTACGCCCAGGTCGCCGAGCTGCGCGCGGTGGATCCGTTGACCGTGGAGATGAAGCTCAAGGAGAAGTCGGCCATCGTGCTGATCTCGCTCGCGGTGCCCAACAACTTCGGAGCGATCTACCCCAAGGAGATCGCGGCGAAGTTTCCGCCGGAGGTGAAGGTGACCGAGTACGTGGGCACCGGCCCCTACAAGCTCGCGGAGTGGAAGCCGGACCAGTACATCCGGATGGTCCGCTTCGACGACTACAAGTCGCGCAACGAGAAGCCCAACGGCTACGGCGGCGGCAAGACCGCGTGGCTCGACGAGATCCGCTGGGTGCCGGTGCCCGAGGTGGCCACCCGGGTCGCCCAGGTCGAGACCGGCGAGCTGGACTTCGCGGACGACCTGAACCTCGACTCCTACGACCGCCTGAAGGCCAACCCCAACGCGCATCCGATCATCTCCAAGCCGTACTACTGGCTCGTGGCCGTCTTCAACAAGAAGGAAGGGTTGATGACGAACCAGAAGCTGCGGCAGGCCTGGCAGGCCGCCATCGACATCGAGCCGATCATGAGGAACGTGGCGGGCGGCAAGAAGGAGTTCTACCGGATGGACAGCAGCCTGGCCCCGGTGGAGATCAGCGCCTGGCACACCAAGATCTCCGGCCTGCCCTGGGACGAGCACAACCGGGACAAGGCCAAGAAGCTCCTGCAGGAGTCGGGCTACAAGAAGGAGCCGATCCGGTTCATGACCACCCAGGAGTACAAGTGGATGTACGACTTCGCGCTGCTGAGCAAGCAGCAGCTGGAGGACGTGGGCTTCAACATCGACCTGCAGGTGGTGGACTGGGCGACGCTGGTCAAGCGGCGCAACAACCCCAAGGAGTACGACGTCTTCACCACGGGCATCGGGGCTCTCTACGACCCCACCCACCACATCTACCTGACCCCGAGCTGGCCGGGGTGGACCACCGACGAGGGCATCCTGAAGATCCAGAGCGAGCTGGCGCGCGAGACCGACCCCAAGAAGCGCATGGCCCTGTGGGAGCAGCAGACCCGGCAGTTCTACGAGAAGGTCCCGGTCATCCGCTACGGCGACCTGTTCGGCCTGCGCGCGATCCGCAACACGGTGAAGGGCTTCAACGAGTCCACCGAGCGCATCCGCTTCTACAACGTGTGGCTCGACAAATAG
- a CDS encoding ABC transporter permease, whose protein sequence is MTGAGRLLHRYLPAAALFAALLVAWQLAVSVLGLREYLLPAPLRVVAAMTGDEIPWLRHVWITSVEIVGAFLLAGVVGVALGIAVAWSPVLSRALVPFLVFVNTLPKVAVAPLFLLWLGYGVLPNMLIGALIGFFPVVINTAVGLTQVDEELLDLGRVFNAPKWKVFATIRIPNAYPYILSALKVTATAAVVGAIVGEFVASQQGLGYVIITTQGSMNTPVAFAALVWISVVGLAVYGLVVLAARRIAPWAQTVD, encoded by the coding sequence ATGACAGGCGCCGGCCGCCTCCTGCACCGCTACCTGCCAGCCGCCGCGCTCTTCGCGGCGCTGCTCGTCGCCTGGCAGCTCGCGGTCAGCGTGCTGGGCCTGCGCGAGTACCTCCTGCCCGCGCCGCTCCGCGTGGTGGCCGCGATGACCGGCGACGAGATCCCGTGGCTCCGCCACGTGTGGATCACCTCGGTCGAGATCGTCGGCGCGTTCCTGCTGGCCGGGGTGGTGGGCGTGGCCCTCGGGATCGCGGTGGCGTGGTCGCCGGTCCTCTCGCGCGCGCTGGTGCCGTTCCTGGTGTTCGTCAACACGCTACCCAAGGTGGCGGTGGCCCCGCTGTTCCTCTTGTGGCTGGGCTACGGCGTCCTGCCCAACATGCTGATCGGGGCGCTGATCGGGTTCTTCCCGGTGGTGATCAACACCGCGGTGGGGCTGACCCAGGTGGACGAGGAATTGCTCGACCTCGGGCGCGTGTTCAACGCGCCGAAGTGGAAGGTGTTCGCGACGATTCGCATCCCCAACGCCTATCCGTACATCCTGAGCGCGCTGAAGGTCACCGCGACCGCGGCGGTGGTGGGCGCCATCGTCGGCGAGTTCGTGGCCTCGCAGCAAGGCCTCGGCTACGTGATCATCACCACCCAGGGCAGCATGAACACCCCGGTGGCGTTCGCGGCGCTGGTGTGGATCTCGGTGGTCGGCCTCGCGGTGTACGGCCTGGTCGTGCTGGCCGCCCGGCGTATCGCGCCGTGGGCTCAAACCGTGGACTGA
- a CDS encoding putative oxidoreductase C-terminal domain-containing protein yields MHALAFLEPGHFHATLTLREANPRVAPEISVYAAAGPELDDFLALIDRFNRRATRPTRWRPRVQVGADPLARLLADRPPDLVVLAGRNGGKARVIRRLHDAGLHVLADKPWLVRSGDLDDIRASLGAAPIAREMMTGRRDAVARLVKRLVDDSVLFGGFASTATPAIEQESVHHFEKQVDGAPLRRPWWYFDSRAQGGGAVDIPTHLVDQAQWLLDAEPRSTSRAPTLIAARGWSTRVPLEVFGRVTGTRSMPADLRPAVVGDSLRVFCNAELTYALAGVTARAVTRWEISTPPGGGDTSRLVLHGRAALVRVEQSAATGFQRRVTVEARGDAAATARALDAALAAVGAELPGPVATPRGPGVHEIVIPAGLDPGHEAHFAEVLDETLDWIDAGHFPAAVAERTLAKYALLADAAAATAADEAAGG; encoded by the coding sequence GTGCACGCGCTGGCCTTCCTCGAGCCCGGCCACTTCCACGCGACGCTGACCCTCCGCGAGGCCAATCCGCGCGTGGCGCCCGAGATCTCGGTCTACGCGGCCGCGGGCCCGGAGCTGGACGATTTCCTCGCGCTGATCGACCGCTTCAACCGTCGCGCGACACGCCCGACCCGCTGGCGCCCTCGCGTGCAGGTCGGCGCCGACCCGCTCGCCCGTCTCCTCGCGGACCGCCCGCCCGACCTGGTGGTGCTGGCCGGGCGCAACGGCGGCAAGGCCCGCGTGATCCGCCGGCTGCACGACGCCGGCCTGCACGTGCTGGCCGACAAGCCGTGGCTGGTGCGGTCCGGCGATCTCGACGATATCCGCGCGAGCCTCGGCGCCGCCCCGATCGCACGGGAGATGATGACCGGCCGCCGCGACGCGGTCGCCCGCCTCGTGAAGCGCCTGGTGGACGATTCCGTCCTGTTCGGCGGCTTCGCGTCCACCGCGACGCCGGCGATCGAGCAGGAGAGCGTCCACCACTTCGAGAAGCAGGTGGACGGCGCCCCGCTGCGCCGGCCGTGGTGGTACTTCGACTCGCGCGCGCAGGGCGGCGGCGCGGTGGACATCCCGACGCACCTGGTCGATCAGGCGCAGTGGCTCCTCGATGCCGAACCGCGGTCAACGAGCCGGGCGCCGACCCTCATCGCCGCGCGGGGCTGGTCCACGCGCGTGCCCCTCGAGGTCTTCGGCCGGGTCACCGGCACGCGCTCGATGCCGGCCGACCTGCGCCCGGCCGTCGTGGGCGACAGCCTCCGCGTCTTCTGCAACGCGGAGCTGACCTACGCGCTCGCCGGCGTGACAGCCCGCGCGGTCACGCGCTGGGAGATCTCGACGCCGCCTGGCGGTGGGGACACCTCCCGCCTCGTCCTGCACGGTCGCGCCGCGCTGGTCCGGGTCGAGCAGAGCGCGGCGACCGGATTCCAGCGGCGCGTGACGGTCGAGGCGCGAGGTGACGCGGCGGCCACCGCGCGCGCCCTCGACGCGGCGCTCGCCGCAGTGGGCGCGGAGCTGCCCGGGCCGGTCGCGACGCCACGCGGGCCAGGCGTTCACGAGATCGTGATCCCGGCCGGCCTCGACCCGGGGCACGAGGCCCACTTCGCCGAAGTGCTCGACGAGACGCTGGACTGGATCGACGCCGGCCACTTCCCGGCCGCGGTCGCCGAGCGCACGCTCGCGAAGTACGCCCTGCTGGCCGACGCCGCCGCCGCTACCGCCGCCGACGAGGCAGCCGGCGGTTAG
- a CDS encoding enolase C-terminal domain-like protein, with product MSLALAVTAASCHLRNLRTRLPFRYGAVTLTHFPLLHLALDVEATDGRRARGFAADNLPPKWFDKSPARSFRDNVEDLLASIRSAESAYLDAARTPRPVFDVWRDAYAECARRGPGLGLNALTAAFGSSLFERALADAAGRLTGLDVVGLLRADVLGIRPEAVHRGLTREHLLAWASRPAPEAIAVRHTVGLLDPIVAADVAADGWLRDGLPQTLEECVSRHGLTHFKLKVGGQVDADVERLTRIAATLDRLVAEPYVVTLDGNEQYKAMADFAALVAAIRATPALSRLWRSTAFIEQPLDRAIALDPAATEGLEALGRQVPIIIDESDGDLEAFPRAVALGYRGVSTKNCKGIVKSFVNRTLVEALSADRPERARLFMSAEDLTNVPVVPVQQDLATVRALGITHVERNGHHYVRGLAHCSRAERAAALRHHGDLYLGDEREAWLRIEAGRLRVGSLATAGYGVAFDPDLASMIPLDRWTFDSLTAGPGETG from the coding sequence GTGAGCCTGGCGCTGGCGGTCACCGCCGCCTCCTGCCATCTCCGCAACCTGCGCACGCGCCTGCCATTCCGCTACGGCGCGGTCACGTTGACGCACTTCCCGCTGCTCCATCTCGCGCTCGACGTCGAGGCGACCGACGGCCGGCGCGCGCGAGGGTTCGCGGCCGACAACCTGCCCCCGAAGTGGTTCGACAAGAGCCCGGCGCGGAGCTTCCGCGACAACGTGGAGGATCTGCTCGCGTCGATCCGCTCCGCGGAGTCGGCCTATCTCGACGCGGCGCGGACGCCGCGGCCCGTCTTCGACGTCTGGCGCGACGCCTACGCGGAGTGCGCGCGGCGCGGCCCCGGGCTCGGGCTCAATGCGCTCACCGCCGCGTTCGGCTCGTCGCTGTTCGAGCGCGCGCTGGCCGACGCGGCGGGACGGCTGACCGGGCTGGACGTCGTGGGCCTGCTGCGCGCCGACGTGCTCGGCATCCGCCCGGAGGCGGTGCACCGCGGGCTCACCCGGGAGCACCTGCTCGCGTGGGCGAGCCGGCCCGCGCCCGAGGCGATCGCGGTGCGGCATACGGTCGGCCTGCTCGATCCGATCGTGGCCGCCGACGTGGCCGCCGACGGCTGGCTGCGTGACGGCCTGCCCCAGACGCTGGAGGAGTGCGTGTCGCGTCACGGGTTGACCCACTTCAAGCTGAAGGTCGGGGGCCAGGTCGACGCCGACGTGGAGCGCCTGACCCGGATCGCGGCCACGCTCGACCGGCTCGTGGCGGAGCCCTACGTGGTGACGCTCGACGGCAACGAGCAGTACAAGGCGATGGCGGACTTCGCGGCGCTCGTGGCCGCGATCCGGGCGACGCCCGCCCTGTCCCGGCTCTGGCGCTCCACCGCGTTCATCGAGCAGCCCCTCGACCGGGCGATCGCGCTCGATCCGGCGGCCACCGAGGGCCTCGAGGCGCTCGGGCGGCAGGTGCCGATCATCATCGACGAGAGTGACGGCGATCTCGAGGCCTTCCCGCGCGCGGTGGCCCTCGGCTACCGCGGGGTCTCCACCAAGAACTGCAAGGGCATCGTGAAGTCGTTCGTGAACCGCACGCTGGTGGAGGCGCTGAGCGCGGACCGGCCGGAGCGCGCGCGTCTGTTCATGAGCGCGGAGGACCTGACCAACGTGCCGGTGGTGCCGGTGCAGCAGGACCTGGCCACCGTGCGGGCGCTCGGCATCACCCACGTCGAGCGCAACGGGCACCACTACGTGCGCGGCCTCGCGCACTGCTCGCGGGCCGAGCGGGCCGCGGCGCTGCGCCACCACGGCGATCTCTATCTCGGCGACGAGCGCGAGGCGTGGCTGCGCATCGAGGCGGGTCGACTCCGCGTCGGCTCGCTGGCGACGGCCGGGTACGGCGTGGCCTTCGATCCCGATCTGGCCTCGATGATCCCGCTCGACCGGTGGACGTTCGACTCGCTGACCGCCGGGCCGGGGGAGACGGGCTAG
- a CDS encoding SRPBCC family protein, translated as MASIEKSIDVEVPVRTAYNQWTQFEEFPSFMEGVTAVTQLDDRRLRWKATIGGKEKDWTAEITEQRPDERVAWKSTSGAKNAGVVTFHRLADQKTRVMLQVEYDPEGVMENVGDAVGVVSSRVNGDLERFKDFIESRRRETGAWRGEVPAKP; from the coding sequence ATGGCCAGCATCGAGAAGTCCATCGACGTGGAAGTGCCGGTGCGCACCGCGTACAACCAGTGGACCCAGTTCGAGGAGTTCCCGAGCTTCATGGAGGGCGTCACCGCGGTCACCCAGCTGGACGACCGGCGGCTGCGCTGGAAGGCCACCATCGGCGGCAAGGAGAAGGACTGGACCGCCGAGATCACCGAGCAGCGGCCGGACGAGCGCGTGGCGTGGAAGAGCACGTCGGGCGCGAAGAACGCGGGCGTGGTCACCTTCCACCGCCTCGCCGATCAGAAGACCCGCGTGATGCTGCAGGTCGAGTACGACCCGGAGGGCGTGATGGAGAACGTGGGCGACGCGGTCGGCGTCGTCTCGAGCCGCGTGAACGGCGACCTCGAGCGCTTCAAGGACTTCATCGAGTCCCGCCGGCGCGAGACCGGCGCCTGGCGCGGCGAGGTCCCCGCCAAGCCGTAG
- a CDS encoding ABC transporter permease, which produces MFAYLIRRLLAVVPVMAVVVTVVFLLIHLIPGDPVSVMLGPDATPTQIDATRRALGLDRPIYQQLLGFYGRVLRGDLGQSYFLDRPVVTAIVERAEPTLMLMTCALLVAVLIGVPSGIVAAAHRGSIWDRVLMIGSLLGVCIPGFWLSLNFIYLFAVRLGWLPAAGYASLFTDPVSALRYMVLPAVSLGFNQSALIARISRSCMLEALQQDYVRTARAKGLPQRSVTYVHAFRNALVPVVTVIGVTTAVLIGGAVITEIVFNIPGLGRLVISAILRRDYPVVQGVVLVTAATYVLINLVVDLLYAFIDPRIRYD; this is translated from the coding sequence ATGTTCGCGTACCTGATCCGGCGCCTGCTGGCCGTCGTCCCGGTGATGGCGGTGGTGGTGACGGTGGTGTTCCTGCTCATCCACCTCATCCCGGGCGACCCGGTGAGCGTGATGCTGGGGCCCGACGCGACCCCGACCCAGATCGACGCGACCCGGCGCGCGCTCGGGCTCGACCGCCCGATCTACCAGCAGCTGCTGGGCTTCTACGGGCGGGTCCTGCGCGGCGACCTCGGCCAGTCCTACTTCCTGGACCGGCCGGTGGTCACCGCGATCGTCGAGCGCGCCGAGCCGACCCTGATGCTGATGACCTGCGCGCTGCTGGTGGCGGTGCTGATCGGCGTGCCCTCCGGCATCGTGGCCGCGGCCCACCGCGGCTCCATCTGGGACCGCGTGTTGATGATCGGCTCGCTGCTCGGCGTGTGCATTCCCGGGTTCTGGCTCAGCCTGAACTTCATCTACCTCTTCGCGGTGCGCCTGGGCTGGCTGCCCGCCGCCGGCTACGCCTCGCTCTTCACCGATCCGGTGAGCGCGCTGCGCTACATGGTGCTGCCCGCGGTGTCCCTCGGCTTCAACCAGTCGGCGCTCATCGCGCGCATCAGCCGGTCCTGCATGCTGGAGGCCCTGCAGCAGGACTACGTGCGCACCGCGCGGGCCAAGGGCCTGCCTCAGCGCTCGGTGACCTACGTGCACGCGTTCCGCAACGCGCTGGTGCCCGTGGTCACGGTCATCGGGGTGACCACCGCGGTGCTGATCGGCGGCGCGGTCATCACCGAGATCGTGTTCAATATCCCCGGGCTGGGCCGCCTCGTGATCTCGGCGATCCTGCGCCGCGACTACCCGGTGGTGCAGGGGGTGGTGCTGGTGACCGCCGCCACCTACGTGCTCATCAACCTGGTGGTGGATCTGCTCTACGCGTTCATCGACCCGCGCATCCGCTATGACTGA
- a CDS encoding ABC transporter substrate-binding protein, whose product MKRVAMSLVLLTMVASVVGLELSAPSAQTAPQKVVFALNWFPVGDHAAYWVALEKGYYRQRGLDVDMQNSKGSGDSIAKVDTGRADVGLADSAVVIASSARGTKVKVVGMVFDKSPLNVWSRKEAPITKPKDLEGKTVGAPPGDGQRQMFPAFARLNNIDQTKVTWVNVEPAAKVPALAEKRVDAVADYTTGLPFYEKAVGKGNAIMLPWADHGFDMYSMSIIASEKTMKERAPMLRAFLEASYLGWRDVMTDPKSALEIFKKRVPEIDLSIIEPNMMMGLELMRTDRYAKHGIGWMDEKKMCDSVDLVNTYMGVPAKVECKAVYTNEFLTKVELPKSAR is encoded by the coding sequence ATGAAGCGCGTGGCCATGTCTCTCGTTCTCCTGACGATGGTGGCATCGGTGGTCGGACTCGAGTTGAGCGCGCCGTCCGCGCAGACCGCGCCGCAGAAGGTGGTGTTCGCCCTGAACTGGTTCCCGGTGGGCGACCACGCGGCGTACTGGGTGGCGCTGGAGAAGGGCTACTACAGGCAGCGCGGGCTCGACGTCGACATGCAGAACTCCAAAGGCTCGGGGGACTCGATCGCCAAGGTCGACACCGGCCGCGCCGACGTCGGCCTGGCTGACAGCGCGGTGGTCATCGCCTCCTCGGCCCGCGGGACCAAGGTGAAGGTCGTCGGCATGGTGTTCGACAAGAGCCCGCTCAACGTGTGGAGCCGCAAGGAGGCGCCGATCACCAAGCCCAAGGACCTCGAGGGCAAGACGGTGGGCGCCCCGCCCGGCGACGGGCAGCGGCAGATGTTCCCGGCTTTCGCGCGCCTCAACAACATCGACCAGACCAAGGTGACGTGGGTGAACGTGGAGCCGGCGGCCAAGGTGCCGGCGCTGGCCGAGAAGCGGGTGGACGCGGTGGCCGACTACACCACCGGCCTGCCCTTCTACGAGAAGGCGGTGGGCAAGGGCAACGCGATCATGCTGCCCTGGGCCGACCACGGGTTCGACATGTACAGCATGTCCATCATCGCGAGCGAGAAGACGATGAAGGAGCGGGCCCCGATGCTCCGCGCGTTCCTGGAGGCCTCGTACCTGGGCTGGCGCGACGTGATGACGGACCCGAAGTCGGCGCTCGAGATCTTCAAGAAGCGGGTGCCCGAGATCGACCTCTCGATCATCGAGCCGAACATGATGATGGGGCTCGAGCTGATGCGCACCGACCGCTACGCCAAGCACGGGATCGGCTGGATGGACGAGAAGAAGATGTGCGACTCGGTCGATCTGGTGAACACCTACATGGGCGTGCCGGCCAAGGTCGAGTGCAAGGCGGTCTACACCAACGAGTTCCTCACCAAGGTGGAGCTGCCGAAGTCCGCCCGCTGA
- a CDS encoding ABC transporter permease — translation MTEALTERQRWLHRLGRNGAVVTGAAILVVLVAAALFADVVSTHNPTRLAPANRLQPPSGQHYLGTDEFGRDVYSLVLHGSRISLLVGLTTMLLTSAGGIVIGLTAGYSRRLDVPVMRCMDGLMAFPAILLAIALMAARGPGVWNVILALSVVYMPRTAMLIRSTVLSLRELDYIQAARALGRHDGAIALRHILPNCIGPLLVQGSFVFAYAILAEAILGFLGVGVPPYVPSWGNVIASGKNVIREAFWVSLFPGLALTIAGLSLNLLGDGLRDVLDPRLRVR, via the coding sequence ATGACTGAGGCGCTGACCGAGCGGCAGCGCTGGCTGCACCGGCTCGGCCGCAACGGGGCGGTGGTGACCGGAGCGGCCATCCTGGTGGTGCTGGTGGCGGCGGCCCTGTTCGCCGACGTGGTCTCGACCCACAACCCGACGCGCCTGGCTCCCGCGAACCGGCTCCAGCCGCCGAGCGGACAGCATTATCTCGGCACCGACGAGTTCGGGCGCGATGTCTACAGCCTGGTGCTGCACGGCAGCCGCATCTCGCTCCTGGTCGGCCTGACCACCATGCTCCTGACCTCGGCGGGCGGCATCGTGATCGGGCTCACCGCCGGTTACTCCCGCCGCCTCGACGTGCCGGTGATGCGGTGCATGGACGGCCTCATGGCGTTCCCGGCCATCCTGCTCGCCATCGCGCTCATGGCCGCGCGCGGCCCCGGAGTGTGGAACGTGATCCTCGCGCTGTCGGTGGTCTACATGCCGCGCACCGCCATGCTCATCCGCAGCACGGTGCTGAGCCTGCGGGAGCTGGACTACATCCAGGCCGCGCGGGCGCTCGGCCGCCACGACGGCGCGATCGCCCTGCGCCACATCCTGCCGAACTGCATCGGCCCGCTGCTCGTGCAGGGCAGCTTCGTGTTCGCCTACGCGATCCTCGCCGAGGCCATCCTGGGCTTCCTGGGCGTGGGGGTGCCGCCCTACGTGCCGTCGTGGGGCAACGTGATCGCGAGTGGCAAGAACGTGATCCGGGAGGCGTTCTGGGTCAGCCTGTTCCCGGGTCTGGCCTTGACGATCGCCGGGCTGAGCCTCAATCTTCTGGGCGACGGGCTGCGAGACGTGCTGGACCCGAGGCTCCGGGTGCGCTAA
- a CDS encoding ABC transporter ATP-binding protein: MTYPTASGSVEALRDIDLAVGRGELAAIVGPSGCGKSTLLRIIAGLRAPSRGRVEVDGRAVERPLRSVGMVFQAPVLLKWRTIESNVLLPAELSGLDPRAYRARAAELLALVGLADFAQKLPRELSGGMQQRASLCRALLLDPPLLLMDEPFGALDALTRDEMNLELLRVWGEGSRERKTIVFVTHSIPEALFLADRVIVMTSRPGRLGRVFDVPLPRPRTVASRAHPDFGPLALAIHESLQGSGLTMRHFPDASPGER; the protein is encoded by the coding sequence ATGACCTACCCGACCGCATCCGGCTCGGTCGAGGCGCTGCGGGACATCGACCTCGCGGTGGGCCGCGGCGAGCTGGCGGCCATCGTGGGGCCGTCGGGCTGCGGCAAGTCGACGCTGCTGCGGATCATCGCGGGGCTGCGGGCGCCGAGCCGAGGCCGCGTCGAGGTCGACGGCCGGGCGGTGGAGCGGCCGCTGCGCTCGGTCGGCATGGTGTTCCAGGCCCCGGTGCTGCTGAAGTGGCGCACCATCGAGTCGAACGTGCTGCTGCCCGCCGAGCTGTCCGGGCTGGATCCGCGCGCCTACCGGGCGCGGGCCGCCGAGCTGCTCGCGCTGGTGGGGCTGGCCGACTTCGCGCAGAAGCTGCCGCGCGAGCTATCGGGCGGGATGCAGCAGCGCGCCTCGCTCTGCCGCGCGCTGCTGCTGGACCCGCCGCTGCTGCTGATGGACGAGCCGTTCGGGGCGCTCGACGCGCTGACCCGCGACGAGATGAATCTCGAATTGCTGCGGGTGTGGGGCGAGGGGAGCCGTGAGCGGAAGACCATCGTGTTCGTCACCCACTCGATTCCCGAGGCGCTGTTCCTCGCCGACCGGGTGATCGTGATGACGTCCCGCCCGGGCCGCCTCGGCCGCGTCTTCGACGTGCCGCTGCCGCGACCGCGCACCGTGGCCTCCCGCGCCCATCCCGACTTCGGCCCCCTCGCCCTCGCCATCCACGAATCCCTGCAGGGGTCAGGTCTTACAATGCGACATTTTCCCGACGCGAGCCCCGGCGAGCGCTGA